The Bacteroidales bacterium region TGATCCGGGAATATCATCATATTTCTTCTCCAGCTATTTATTGTCCCGGCTAATGCCTGTAGATGAATTCTTCCTTCGCTTACTCCAATTCCTTTAGAAAAAGAGGCAATGGTTAACCGGCTCAATTCCCTGTTCCCAATGATCTATATACTCCCTGCCATTATTTCTTCTTTGTTTCTTTGTTGTTGCAAAGTTAGTAAATATTTACTTACAAAGATAAATTATATAACAACATTTGGCAAAAATTTGTTTAACAAAATATAGAATTATTTGTAAATTTTACTAAATTTAATCAATAGTTCAATTTTAGTATGACTATTTTTAAACTCTCAATTAAAAATAGTGCACTCCAATGGAAATAACCTGATGTGGAACTTGATATACATAGAACGGCAAATAAGCGACAAATTTGAAAAAATCTCAAAGGCCTATCCTGTGGTTGCTTTGGTTGGGGCAAGACAAGCAGGAAAAACAACATTTCTGAAAAAACATCTTCATGGAGCGGCCTACGTCCTTTTTGATGATCCGGATGCCAGAGAGCTGTTCGAGGAAGATATAAAGAAATTTGAGACCCAGTATGTCAAACAACTAACGGTGCTTGATGAAGTTCATTATTGTAAAGATGCAGGAAGAAAATTAAAATATCTCGCTGATAAAGGGAACCGGCTCTGGATTACTTCTTCTTCAGAACTTATCCTGAAAAAAGAAGTGCTATCTTATCTTGTAGGGCGGGTGTCAATACTCCGGTTATATCCGTTCTCCCTTCAGGAATTTCTCAAAGCGAAACAATGGCGCTCCCTTAACGAGAAAATATTGAAACGGGCAGTTTGGGAGCACATGGTTTATGGTGGTTATCCAAAAGCGGTTTTAACAGAAGATACTGAACTTAAAGAGACCATCCTCAAAGACCTATACGAAACTATGATTTTAAAAGACATTGCACGAACCTTTTCAATCGATGACATTGATTCCCTTGAAAAATTCACGCGATATCTGGCCATTAACACCTCTTCAATAATAACTTATAACAAGATAGCCGATGTTATAAA contains the following coding sequences:
- a CDS encoding ATP-binding protein is translated as MWNLIYIERQISDKFEKISKAYPVVALVGARQAGKTTFLKKHLHGAAYVLFDDPDARELFEEDIKKFETQYVKQLTVLDEVHYCKDAGRKLKYLADKGNRLWITSSSELILKKEVLSYLVGRVSILRLYPFSLQEFLKAKQWRSLNEKILKRAVWEHMVYGGYPKAVLTEDTELKETILKDLYETMILKDIARTFSIDDIDSLEKFTRYLAINTSSIITYNKIADVINISHQTIKKYLDAMEKSHLLVRVQPFYSNKNKEITKQPKVYFLDTGLRNAVVNSFRTEAEGMLFENYVLTELIKNGWEVKFWRNKSKAEVDFIVEVKGEIIPVEVKLSSTKISRSLQAFIKMYSPKRCFVVNYEGKKRTVGYEDTKIEFLDIKTLLDRV